The following are from one region of the Chloracidobacterium sp. genome:
- a CDS encoding SDR family oxidoreductase, which produces MRILVTGGAGFIGSHLCERLLNEGHEVVCLDNFFTGRKSNVLHLLDDRNFELIRHDVTEPILLEVDQIYNLACPASPVHYQYNPVKTVKTSVMGAINMLGMAKRVRARILQASTSEVYGDPLIHPQTEDYFGNVNPIGLRSCYDEGKRVAETLMMDYHRQNGVDTRIVRIFNTYGERMLENDGRVVSNFVVQALRGEPLTIYGDGSQTRSFCYVSDLVDGIIRLMNAEADDIHLPVNIGNPGEFTMNELASEVGFATGMQISIAYFPLPKDDPKQRRPNIERANRLLDWEPKVPLAEGLKKTVEYFSNTIKNLK; this is translated from the coding sequence ATGCGCATCTTAGTCACCGGCGGTGCCGGTTTTATCGGCTCGCATCTGTGCGAGCGGTTGCTGAACGAGGGGCATGAGGTCGTATGTCTCGACAACTTCTTCACCGGTCGAAAAAGCAATGTTCTTCACCTGCTGGATGACCGTAATTTCGAATTGATCCGTCATGACGTTACCGAACCGATATTGCTCGAAGTAGACCAGATCTATAATCTTGCCTGCCCGGCGTCGCCGGTCCATTATCAGTACAATCCGGTCAAAACGGTTAAGACAAGTGTGATGGGAGCGATAAATATGCTTGGGATGGCCAAACGTGTTCGAGCAAGAATACTTCAGGCGTCGACAAGCGAGGTCTACGGCGATCCATTGATCCACCCGCAAACCGAGGACTATTTCGGGAATGTCAATCCGATCGGGCTAAGAAGCTGTTACGATGAAGGCAAACGCGTCGCCGAAACACTGATGATGGATTACCATCGTCAAAACGGGGTCGACACGCGCATCGTTCGCATTTTCAATACTTACGGCGAGCGAATGCTTGAGAATGATGGCCGGGTGGTCTCGAATTTTGTCGTCCAGGCCCTTCGAGGCGAACCGTTGACGATCTATGGTGACGGCTCGCAGACACGTTCGTTCTGTTATGTCAGCGATCTCGTCGACGGCATTATACGCCTTATGAATGCCGAGGCGGACGATATACATCTACCGGTGAACATCGGAAATCCGGGTGAGTTCACGATGAATGAACTCGCTTCCGAAGTCGGCTTCGCCACCGGAATGCAGATCTCGATCGCGTACTTCCCGTTGCCGAAAGACGATCCAAAACAACGGCGTCCCAACATAGAGCGTGCAAACAGACTTCTCGATTGGGAACCAAAAGTCCCCCTAGCTGAAGGTCTGAAAAAGACCGTGGAGTACTTTTCAAATACGATAAAGAACCTGAAATGA